In one window of Phalacrocorax aristotelis chromosome W, bGulAri2.1, whole genome shotgun sequence DNA:
- the MED26 gene encoding mediator of RNA polymerase II transcription subunit 26 isoform X3, with translation MVAVLEVISSLEKYPITKEALEETRLGRLINEVRKKTSNEELAKRAKKLLRNWQKLIEPVTQNEPVPRGLPNPPGSANGGAHNCKPEAQLPAVAGSKPISELKSRNDIQKLNSPKPEKLGNRKKKGEHRDGHQGPPAPKVSKASHEVLQNSSPPPTNGIGGSPENFPSPVDVSLHAGPESGRTELSENDKHNKIPVNAVKPHTSSPGLVKPSSTSSLLKTAVLQQHDKSEETTGPHQPKSPRCSSFSPRNVRHDTFARQHTTYSPKDSMPSPSQRSQFLDTAQVPSPPPSLMQPSTPPMPAKRLEFSQQSVPEVSQHWQEQQVPSESQHRHTAGTLQQHTSPSCKTSSHPGESLTPHMGFSQDTSKMDSDDAASGSDSKKKKRYRPRDYTVNLDGHVTEGGVKPVRLKERKLTFDPMTGQIKPLTQKDPLQVEIPALTEQHRTEMEKQEQKPNLQSPFEQTNWKELSRNEIIQSYLNRQSSLLSSSGVQTPGAHYFMSEYLKQEESTRKEARKTHVLAPNSKPTDLPGVTREVTSDDLNRICEHNWPGVNGCYDTQGNWYDWTQCISLDPHGDDGRLNILPYVCLD, from the coding sequence GAAACAAGACTTGGGAGGCTTATCAATGAGGTGAGGAAGAAGACATCCAATGAGGAACTTGCCAAACGTGCCAAGAAATTGTTGCGGAATTGGCAAAAGTTGATAGAACCTGTAACCCAGAATGAACCGGTGCCAAGGGGGCTGCCGAATCCACCCGGATCAGCAAATGGTGGTGCTCACAACTGCAAACCAGAAGCGCAACTTCCTGCTGTGGCCGGATCAAAGCCTATCAGCGAGTTGAAAAGCAGGAATGATATACAGAAACTAAATTCTCCAAAACCAGAGAAACTGGGAAATcggaaaaagaaaggtgaacACAGGGATGGGCATCAGGGCCCTCCTGCCCCAAAAGTCTCCAAAGCTAGTCATGAAGTATTACAAAACTCTTCACCTCCTCCAACAAATGGAATTGGAGGTAGTCCTGAAAATTTTCCTAGCCCTGTAGATGTAAGTTTACATGCAGGGCCCGAAAGCGGCAGGACAGAACTCAGTGAAAATGATAAACACAATAAGATCCCAGTAAATGCTGTAAAACCTCACACCAGTTCTCCGGGACTCGTAAAACCTTCAAGCACTTCCTCATTATTAAAGACTGCAGTGCTTCAGCAGCATGATAAATCGGAAGAAACCACAGGACCGCACCAACCTAAGAGTCCTCGCTGTTCCTCGTTTAGCCCTAGAAATGTCAGGCATGATACTTTTGCTCGGCAGCATACTACGTACTCACCAAAGGATTCAATGCCTAGTCCGTCTCAAAGGTCTCAGTTCTTGGATACTGCACAGGTGCCATCACCGCCACCATCCTTGATGCAACCATCAACACCTCCAATGCCAGCAAAAAGACTGGAGTTCTCTCAGCAATCAGTACCTGAGGTATCTCAGCactggcaggagcagcaggtaCCTTCTGAAAGCCAGCACAGGCACACAGCAGGGACACTTCAACAGCACACATCGCCCAGCTGCAAAACCAGCTCCCACCCGGGGGAATCTCTCACGCCACACATGGGCTTTTCACAGGACACTTCAAAAATGGACAGTGATGATGCTGCTTCAGGTTCCGatagtaaaaagaagaaaaggtaccGACCCAGAGACTACACAGTCAACTTGGATGGACACGTGACAGAAGGGGGGGTGAAACCTGTGAgattaaaagagagaaaactcacTTTTGACCCCATGACAGGACAGATAAAACCTTTAACACAGAAAGATCCTTTGCAGGTAGAAATCCCTGCACTTACTGAACAGCACaggacagaaatggaaaagcaggAGCAAAAACCCAACCTGCAAAGCCCTTTTGAACAAACGAACTGGAAAGAATTATCCAGGAATGAAATCATTCAGTCGTATTTAAACAGACAGAGTAGCTTGCTGTCTTCATCAGGAGTACAGACGCCAGGAGCTCACTACTTCATGTCTGAATATTtaaagcaggaggaaagcaCTAGAAAAGAGGCTAGAAAGACTCACGTTCTAGCTCCTAACAGCAAACCTACAGACTTGCCTGGGGTCACGAGGGAGGTCACAAGTGATGACCTCAACAGAATATGTGAACATAACTGGCCAGGCGTGAACGGTTGTTACGACACACAGGGTAACTGGTATGATTGGACACAGTGCATATCTCTAGATCCACATGGGGATGATGGTAGATTGAACATCCTGCCTTACGTCTGCCTAGACTGA
- the MED26 gene encoding mediator of RNA polymerase II transcription subunit 26 isoform X2 gives MRYDVASHRHLVFKEIFKVKIHNMVAVLEVISSLEKYPITKEALEETRLGRLINEVRKKTSNEELAKRAKKLLRNWQKLIEPVTQNEPVPRGLPNPPGSANGGAHNCKPEAQLPAVAGSKPISELKSRNDIQKLNSPKPEKLGNRKKKGEHRDGHQGPPAPKVSKASHEVLQNSSPPPTNGIGGSPENFPSPVDVSLHAGPESGRTELSENDKHNKIPVNAVKPHTSSPGLVKPSSTSSLLKTAVLQQHDKSEETTGPHQPKSPRCSSFSPRNVRHDTFARQHTTYSPKDSMPSPSQRSQFLDTAQVPSPPPSLMQPSTPPMPAKRLEFSQQSVPEVSQHWQEQQVPSESQHRHTAGTLQQHTSPSCKTSSHPGESLTPHMGFSQDTSKMDSDDAASGSDSKKKKRYRPRDYTVNLDGHVTEGGVKPVRLKERKLTFDPMTGQIKPLTQKDPLQVEIPALTEQHRTEMEKQEQKPNLQSPFEQTNWKELSRNEIIQSYLNRQSSLLSSSGVQTPGAHYFMSEYLKQEESTRKEARKTHVLAPNSKPTDLPGVTREVTSDDLNRICEHNWPGVNGCYDTQGNWYDWTQCISLDPHGDDGRLNILPYVCLD, from the coding sequence GAAACAAGACTTGGGAGGCTTATCAATGAGGTGAGGAAGAAGACATCCAATGAGGAACTTGCCAAACGTGCCAAGAAATTGTTGCGGAATTGGCAAAAGTTGATAGAACCTGTAACCCAGAATGAACCGGTGCCAAGGGGGCTGCCGAATCCACCCGGATCAGCAAATGGTGGTGCTCACAACTGCAAACCAGAAGCGCAACTTCCTGCTGTGGCCGGATCAAAGCCTATCAGCGAGTTGAAAAGCAGGAATGATATACAGAAACTAAATTCTCCAAAACCAGAGAAACTGGGAAATcggaaaaagaaaggtgaacACAGGGATGGGCATCAGGGCCCTCCTGCCCCAAAAGTCTCCAAAGCTAGTCATGAAGTATTACAAAACTCTTCACCTCCTCCAACAAATGGAATTGGAGGTAGTCCTGAAAATTTTCCTAGCCCTGTAGATGTAAGTTTACATGCAGGGCCCGAAAGCGGCAGGACAGAACTCAGTGAAAATGATAAACACAATAAGATCCCAGTAAATGCTGTAAAACCTCACACCAGTTCTCCGGGACTCGTAAAACCTTCAAGCACTTCCTCATTATTAAAGACTGCAGTGCTTCAGCAGCATGATAAATCGGAAGAAACCACAGGACCGCACCAACCTAAGAGTCCTCGCTGTTCCTCGTTTAGCCCTAGAAATGTCAGGCATGATACTTTTGCTCGGCAGCATACTACGTACTCACCAAAGGATTCAATGCCTAGTCCGTCTCAAAGGTCTCAGTTCTTGGATACTGCACAGGTGCCATCACCGCCACCATCCTTGATGCAACCATCAACACCTCCAATGCCAGCAAAAAGACTGGAGTTCTCTCAGCAATCAGTACCTGAGGTATCTCAGCactggcaggagcagcaggtaCCTTCTGAAAGCCAGCACAGGCACACAGCAGGGACACTTCAACAGCACACATCGCCCAGCTGCAAAACCAGCTCCCACCCGGGGGAATCTCTCACGCCACACATGGGCTTTTCACAGGACACTTCAAAAATGGACAGTGATGATGCTGCTTCAGGTTCCGatagtaaaaagaagaaaaggtaccGACCCAGAGACTACACAGTCAACTTGGATGGACACGTGACAGAAGGGGGGGTGAAACCTGTGAgattaaaagagagaaaactcacTTTTGACCCCATGACAGGACAGATAAAACCTTTAACACAGAAAGATCCTTTGCAGGTAGAAATCCCTGCACTTACTGAACAGCACaggacagaaatggaaaagcaggAGCAAAAACCCAACCTGCAAAGCCCTTTTGAACAAACGAACTGGAAAGAATTATCCAGGAATGAAATCATTCAGTCGTATTTAAACAGACAGAGTAGCTTGCTGTCTTCATCAGGAGTACAGACGCCAGGAGCTCACTACTTCATGTCTGAATATTtaaagcaggaggaaagcaCTAGAAAAGAGGCTAGAAAGACTCACGTTCTAGCTCCTAACAGCAAACCTACAGACTTGCCTGGGGTCACGAGGGAGGTCACAAGTGATGACCTCAACAGAATATGTGAACATAACTGGCCAGGCGTGAACGGTTGTTACGACACACAGGGTAACTGGTATGATTGGACACAGTGCATATCTCTAGATCCACATGGGGATGATGGTAGATTGAACATCCTGCCTTACGTCTGCCTAGACTGA
- the MED26 gene encoding mediator of RNA polymerase II transcription subunit 26 isoform X1 — protein sequence MTAAPAPSPQQIRDRLLQAIDPQSNIHNMVAVLEVISSLEKYPITKEALEETRLGRLINEVRKKTSNEELAKRAKKLLRNWQKLIEPVTQNEPVPRGLPNPPGSANGGAHNCKPEAQLPAVAGSKPISELKSRNDIQKLNSPKPEKLGNRKKKGEHRDGHQGPPAPKVSKASHEVLQNSSPPPTNGIGGSPENFPSPVDVSLHAGPESGRTELSENDKHNKIPVNAVKPHTSSPGLVKPSSTSSLLKTAVLQQHDKSEETTGPHQPKSPRCSSFSPRNVRHDTFARQHTTYSPKDSMPSPSQRSQFLDTAQVPSPPPSLMQPSTPPMPAKRLEFSQQSVPEVSQHWQEQQVPSESQHRHTAGTLQQHTSPSCKTSSHPGESLTPHMGFSQDTSKMDSDDAASGSDSKKKKRYRPRDYTVNLDGHVTEGGVKPVRLKERKLTFDPMTGQIKPLTQKDPLQVEIPALTEQHRTEMEKQEQKPNLQSPFEQTNWKELSRNEIIQSYLNRQSSLLSSSGVQTPGAHYFMSEYLKQEESTRKEARKTHVLAPNSKPTDLPGVTREVTSDDLNRICEHNWPGVNGCYDTQGNWYDWTQCISLDPHGDDGRLNILPYVCLD from the coding sequence GAAACAAGACTTGGGAGGCTTATCAATGAGGTGAGGAAGAAGACATCCAATGAGGAACTTGCCAAACGTGCCAAGAAATTGTTGCGGAATTGGCAAAAGTTGATAGAACCTGTAACCCAGAATGAACCGGTGCCAAGGGGGCTGCCGAATCCACCCGGATCAGCAAATGGTGGTGCTCACAACTGCAAACCAGAAGCGCAACTTCCTGCTGTGGCCGGATCAAAGCCTATCAGCGAGTTGAAAAGCAGGAATGATATACAGAAACTAAATTCTCCAAAACCAGAGAAACTGGGAAATcggaaaaagaaaggtgaacACAGGGATGGGCATCAGGGCCCTCCTGCCCCAAAAGTCTCCAAAGCTAGTCATGAAGTATTACAAAACTCTTCACCTCCTCCAACAAATGGAATTGGAGGTAGTCCTGAAAATTTTCCTAGCCCTGTAGATGTAAGTTTACATGCAGGGCCCGAAAGCGGCAGGACAGAACTCAGTGAAAATGATAAACACAATAAGATCCCAGTAAATGCTGTAAAACCTCACACCAGTTCTCCGGGACTCGTAAAACCTTCAAGCACTTCCTCATTATTAAAGACTGCAGTGCTTCAGCAGCATGATAAATCGGAAGAAACCACAGGACCGCACCAACCTAAGAGTCCTCGCTGTTCCTCGTTTAGCCCTAGAAATGTCAGGCATGATACTTTTGCTCGGCAGCATACTACGTACTCACCAAAGGATTCAATGCCTAGTCCGTCTCAAAGGTCTCAGTTCTTGGATACTGCACAGGTGCCATCACCGCCACCATCCTTGATGCAACCATCAACACCTCCAATGCCAGCAAAAAGACTGGAGTTCTCTCAGCAATCAGTACCTGAGGTATCTCAGCactggcaggagcagcaggtaCCTTCTGAAAGCCAGCACAGGCACACAGCAGGGACACTTCAACAGCACACATCGCCCAGCTGCAAAACCAGCTCCCACCCGGGGGAATCTCTCACGCCACACATGGGCTTTTCACAGGACACTTCAAAAATGGACAGTGATGATGCTGCTTCAGGTTCCGatagtaaaaagaagaaaaggtaccGACCCAGAGACTACACAGTCAACTTGGATGGACACGTGACAGAAGGGGGGGTGAAACCTGTGAgattaaaagagagaaaactcacTTTTGACCCCATGACAGGACAGATAAAACCTTTAACACAGAAAGATCCTTTGCAGGTAGAAATCCCTGCACTTACTGAACAGCACaggacagaaatggaaaagcaggAGCAAAAACCCAACCTGCAAAGCCCTTTTGAACAAACGAACTGGAAAGAATTATCCAGGAATGAAATCATTCAGTCGTATTTAAACAGACAGAGTAGCTTGCTGTCTTCATCAGGAGTACAGACGCCAGGAGCTCACTACTTCATGTCTGAATATTtaaagcaggaggaaagcaCTAGAAAAGAGGCTAGAAAGACTCACGTTCTAGCTCCTAACAGCAAACCTACAGACTTGCCTGGGGTCACGAGGGAGGTCACAAGTGATGACCTCAACAGAATATGTGAACATAACTGGCCAGGCGTGAACGGTTGTTACGACACACAGGGTAACTGGTATGATTGGACACAGTGCATATCTCTAGATCCACATGGGGATGATGGTAGATTGAACATCCTGCCTTACGTCTGCCTAGACTGA